The Thalassotalea nanhaiensis genome has a window encoding:
- a CDS encoding EAL domain-containing protein: protein MQFNKNNKINVNAINILQLIMVTLLAIFSLSAHSSSQTPIKFQQLSIEQGLSQSSVYSIAQDQEGFIWLATQDGLNRYDGYEFSYYRNEIDNPNSLLNNFVRVVFVDSSNGLWVGTQSGLSKYNPKTNEFINTYSKFKDQAIWSIFEDNKKDIFISTGDSLHKLNKQTETFSKINFRENTKNLKEIKSIFQDDNNYYWLGTYENGLYIINDEFNFTSPLNGKNKWHLNIDASGIFEIKEIENNFWVATDNGIFIIDKNYKLKKKILAENYGVSSMANRTRSINKVSDYELLIGTESGLYTYNLIEDTLAEKNISQLDSTALEMKFVYSIFKDKSNTTWVGTISSGVNKYSSSYSLFPHYLSSDLKNKKNVLGFAELPNGDIWIYTEFNGLYSINPYTNEISKAPIEINGRLNTFLPDEKNNLWLITYENELIYFDISNNSLTKDDSFNSLDKVLNDRIDFLALDNEIWFGSQNSSLHRYNIKKKRLTSYKLNDENHLIYTISATKNDEVWINTNQGEIYKFIPKSETFSQLTLPKNKILEENQVSYINEENGFIWFSFWDKGLLLLDKKTNEYFHFNENSGLANNFTTNLLLDDSGDAWISSNKGISKISPITKSISNFDSSYGLQSNEFWEGSSLKSSQGRLFFGGINGFNSFFPEDIKLDSQLLSPPILTKLRISNKEVKITKTKNSVEQDLLTSRLATLDEITLRYDQSPFTLEFLTPNSSMPEQVLYRYKLVGLDHNWIETDYKNRRATYTNLVAGDYPFLLEAYDSTINKYVQLKGFKITILPPWWKTNTAWAVYILCCLFIIYYFIRQAQNKEQTNIKIKESEERLKLALWGSGDEMWDWNLKTNQMFRSNIWGILDFPLEGSETSEDGEERRNIHPQDYPRVKQLLLEHKEGKSEHYEAAYRVKDKTNNWLWVLDRGKIVERDEDDAPLRMTGTLKDISQIKANEESLKLFAKCIENISDAVVVYDNQFKLVDCNISYQTITGQTRTEALGQLLAFNSYPESFLQNLKKNLMSHGTWQGEIESKRSNGDSYLIDITIDIIRDENDKISHFVGVFSDITKRKETEAELRKLANSDTLTGLPNRSFFQANHSQLVSQDIEHALLVFDLDNFKKINDSLGHQIGDVLLCKVTERIATIGNIKDTCYRLGGDEFALILEGTNDVHKITSIADEVLNTIVEPYYIRQQEISLSCSIGIVLFPDDGENSHELLKNADTAMYHAKDKGGDTYQFFNDSMNKQAVKRLQIENLIRHGLKEDLFSVFYQPKIDVASGKVKGMEALVRFEAGNKGIIRPDIFIPISEETGQIIEIGEIVLRKACLATKAWLDNGMFKGRIAVNLSAVQFRQPNLVNVIAEILEETKLPAKHLELEITEGTVMNSPQEAIELMHQIRKMGVNLSLDDFGTGYSSLAYLKQFPLNTLKIDKAFVDDIENSEEGRNMVATIVTIAHNLGMDVVAEGVETESQLKYLKTLNCEQMQGYLYSKPLAEEDFGRYLLSHIITNKSTPYNNI, encoded by the coding sequence GTGCAGTTTAATAAAAATAACAAGATAAACGTTAATGCTATAAACATACTCCAATTAATCATGGTAACTCTGCTTGCCATTTTTTCGCTCTCAGCGCATTCATCCTCACAAACACCGATCAAGTTTCAACAATTATCTATTGAACAAGGACTTTCGCAAAGTAGTGTATATTCTATAGCACAAGACCAAGAAGGCTTTATTTGGCTTGCCACCCAAGATGGCCTGAATCGATATGATGGTTATGAATTTTCTTATTATAGAAATGAAATTGATAACCCGAACTCCTTATTAAACAACTTTGTAAGAGTTGTATTTGTAGATAGTTCAAATGGTTTATGGGTTGGAACTCAGAGTGGACTTAGTAAATATAACCCTAAAACAAATGAGTTTATTAATACATATTCAAAATTTAAAGATCAGGCTATTTGGAGTATTTTCGAAGATAATAAAAAAGATATATTTATTTCTACCGGTGATAGCCTACACAAACTTAACAAGCAAACAGAAACTTTTTCAAAAATAAACTTCAGAGAAAACACAAAAAACCTAAAAGAAATCAAATCAATATTCCAAGACGATAATAATTATTATTGGTTAGGAACTTATGAAAATGGCCTTTATATTATTAATGATGAATTTAATTTCACCTCACCACTGAATGGAAAAAATAAATGGCATCTTAACATCGATGCTAGTGGAATCTTTGAAATTAAAGAAATAGAAAATAATTTTTGGGTAGCCACTGATAATGGCATTTTCATAATTGACAAAAACTATAAACTTAAAAAGAAAATATTAGCTGAAAATTATGGTGTTAGCAGCATGGCTAACAGAACAAGAAGCATTAACAAAGTAAGCGATTACGAATTATTAATTGGAACCGAAAGTGGTTTATATACATATAACCTTATCGAAGATACATTAGCAGAAAAGAATATCTCTCAATTAGATTCAACCGCATTAGAGATGAAGTTTGTCTATTCAATTTTTAAGGATAAGTCGAATACAACTTGGGTAGGGACTATTTCGAGTGGTGTAAATAAATATAGCTCTTCCTATTCTCTCTTCCCGCATTATTTATCTAGCGACCTTAAAAACAAAAAAAATGTATTAGGATTTGCCGAACTTCCAAATGGTGATATATGGATTTATACCGAGTTCAACGGGCTATATTCGATAAATCCATATACAAATGAAATATCGAAAGCACCAATAGAAATAAATGGCAGGTTAAATACATTTTTACCTGATGAAAAAAATAACCTTTGGTTAATTACTTATGAGAATGAATTAATCTATTTTGACATATCCAATAACTCATTAACCAAGGATGACTCTTTCAACTCTTTGGATAAAGTTCTTAATGATAGAATTGACTTTTTAGCTTTAGACAATGAAATTTGGTTCGGTTCACAAAACTCATCGTTACACAGATATAACATTAAAAAGAAAAGACTTACCTCTTATAAATTAAATGATGAGAACCATCTTATTTATACTATATCAGCCACTAAAAATGACGAAGTTTGGATTAACACTAATCAAGGTGAAATTTATAAATTTATACCAAAATCTGAAACATTTTCACAATTAACCCTACCTAAAAATAAAATTTTAGAAGAAAACCAAGTTAGTTATATCAATGAAGAAAATGGTTTTATTTGGTTCAGTTTTTGGGACAAGGGATTACTATTATTAGATAAAAAAACGAATGAATATTTTCATTTTAACGAAAATTCTGGTTTAGCAAACAACTTCACAACTAACTTATTATTAGACGATTCTGGTGATGCCTGGATTAGCTCAAATAAAGGTATTAGTAAAATAAGCCCAATAACAAAATCCATTTCTAATTTTGATTCTAGTTATGGATTACAATCTAATGAATTTTGGGAAGGTTCCTCTCTAAAAAGTAGTCAAGGGCGATTGTTTTTCGGTGGAATCAATGGATTTAATAGTTTTTTTCCTGAGGATATAAAACTAGATTCACAATTACTTTCACCTCCAATTTTAACGAAACTTAGAATATCAAATAAAGAAGTAAAAATAACTAAAACAAAGAACTCTGTTGAACAAGATTTGCTTACAAGTCGGCTTGCAACGCTAGATGAAATAACACTTAGATATGATCAATCCCCTTTCACTTTGGAGTTCTTAACGCCAAACTCGAGTATGCCTGAGCAAGTTCTTTATAGATATAAGCTAGTTGGCTTAGACCATAATTGGATTGAAACTGATTATAAAAATAGAAGAGCAACTTACACAAATCTCGTTGCCGGTGATTACCCTTTTTTATTAGAAGCTTATGACTCAACTATTAATAAATATGTACAACTAAAGGGTTTTAAAATAACAATTTTGCCGCCTTGGTGGAAAACTAATACAGCATGGGCTGTATATATACTTTGTTGTTTATTTATTATTTATTACTTTATTCGTCAAGCTCAAAATAAAGAACAAACCAATATAAAAATCAAAGAGTCGGAAGAGCGATTAAAACTAGCTTTATGGGGCTCTGGCGATGAAATGTGGGATTGGAACCTAAAAACCAATCAAATGTTTCGTTCAAACATTTGGGGGATATTAGATTTTCCTCTTGAAGGCTCAGAGACGAGTGAAGACGGCGAAGAGCGCCGTAACATTCATCCACAAGATTACCCAAGAGTTAAGCAATTATTACTTGAGCATAAAGAAGGAAAATCTGAGCATTATGAAGCCGCATATCGAGTAAAAGATAAAACCAACAATTGGTTATGGGTGCTTGATAGAGGTAAGATTGTAGAACGTGATGAGGATGATGCGCCATTGCGTATGACTGGTACCTTAAAAGATATCAGTCAAATAAAAGCCAATGAAGAAAGCTTAAAACTTTTTGCTAAATGTATTGAAAACATATCTGATGCAGTAGTGGTTTACGACAATCAATTTAAATTGGTCGATTGTAATATTTCATATCAAACGATAACAGGCCAAACCAGAACTGAAGCGTTAGGGCAACTGTTAGCCTTTAACTCTTACCCTGAAAGCTTTTTACAGAACCTGAAAAAGAACCTTATGTCACACGGCACCTGGCAAGGCGAAATTGAAAGTAAACGCTCTAATGGTGATTCGTATTTGATTGATATCACCATCGATATTATCCGCGATGAAAACGACAAAATATCGCATTTTGTTGGTGTATTCTCAGATATTACCAAACGTAAAGAAACAGAAGCAGAATTACGTAAGCTGGCTAACTCTGATACATTAACAGGCTTGCCTAATAGATCGTTTTTCCAAGCGAATCATTCTCAGTTAGTTAGCCAAGATATTGAACATGCATTGCTTGTATTTGATTTAGATAACTTTAAAAAAATCAACGACTCTCTTGGCCATCAAATTGGTGATGTATTGTTATGTAAAGTAACCGAGCGTATTGCAACCATCGGGAATATAAAAGACACCTGTTACCGTTTAGGTGGCGATGAATTTGCACTCATACTTGAAGGCACTAACGATGTTCATAAAATCACATCTATTGCTGATGAAGTATTAAATACCATCGTTGAGCCCTACTATATTCGCCAACAAGAAATATCTTTATCTTGTAGTATCGGCATAGTGTTGTTCCCTGATGATGGTGAAAATTCACATGAGCTGTTAAAGAACGCCGATACCGCTATGTATCATGCAAAAGATAAAGGTGGTGATACCTATCAATTCTTTAACGATTCAATGAACAAACAAGCAGTTAAACGATTACAGATAGAAAATTTAATACGTCACGGTTTAAAAGAAGACCTTTTCTCAGTGTTTTATCAACCTAAAATTGATGTTGCCAGCGGTAAAGTAAAAGGCATGGAAGCTCTGGTACGTTTTGAGGCGGGTAATAAAGGCATTATACGTCCTGATATATTTATTCCAATTTCAGAAGAAACCGGACAAATTATCGAGATTGGCGAAATAGTTTTACGTAAAGCATGCTTAGCAACTAAAGCATGGTTAGATAACGGTATGTTTAAAGGCCGAATAGCAGTAAACCTTTCAGCGGTACAATTTAGGCAGCCTAATTTAGTTAATGTTATTGCAGAAATATTAGAGGAAACCAAGTTACCAGCGAAACATCTCGAACTTGAGATCACTGAAGGTACTGTAATGAACTCGCCGCAAGAAGCGATAGAGCTTATGCATCAAATTAGAAAGATGGGGGTAAACTTATCTTTAGATGACTTTGGTACAGGTTACTCCTCTCTTGCGTATTTAAAACAGTTCCCGCTTAATACCTTAAAAATTGATAAAGCGTTTGTTGACGATATAGAAAATTCCGAAGAAGGCCGGAACATGGTTGCCACTATTGTAACTATCGCCCATAACCTTGGCATGGATGTTGTAGCAGAAGGTGTCGAAACCGAAAGCCAACTTAAATACCTTAAAACGCTCAATTGTGAACAAATGCAAGGTTATTTATATTCTAAGCCTTTAGCTGAAGAAGATTTTGGCCGCTATTTGCTTTCCCACATCATCACCAATAAATCGACACCGTACAATAATATTTAA
- the fadJ gene encoding fatty acid oxidation complex subunit alpha FadJ, with protein sequence MTDVTKQETQTENSMSTFTLTPQDNGIALLKIDVQNETMNVLKAEFAEQIQEILKQVKSDSSITGLVIYSGKSNSFVAGADITMLDKCETAQQATEIAAGGQMIFNQLEQLSIPVVAAINGPCLGGGLELAMACHMRVCSDSNKTVLGLPEVQLGLLPGSGGTQRLPKLVGLQKSLDMMLTGKQLRPKQALKAGLVLDVVPNSVLLDVAIKMAQTGKRKANRKVSIVEKALESNPFGRKIVFDQASKTVLAKTKGNYPAPLKIIDCIRTGYEKGTTKGLAIEAYNFGELTQTAESKQLRNLFFATTEMKKEQGVAGVAPAKVNKVGVLGGGLMGGGIAYVSANNAKTPVRIKDINHTGISHALKYSFDILNKKVKRRFMSQSAMQKQLNMVTGTVDYAGFKDADMIIEAVFEDLGLKQSMVADIEANCKDGIIFASNTSSLPINQIAAKAAKPENVIGLHYFSPVDKMPLAEIIAHEKTSDETISTTVAFAKRQGKTPIVVKDKAGFYVNRILAPYVNEAANILLAGEPIEKIDRALVKFGFPVGPIKLLDEVGIDIGAKISPILVDELGERFKAPDAFNKLIDDNRKGRKTNKGFYNYSGKKANGKEVDETVYSLLNIQPASKLSAQEINERCVLLMVNEAVRCLDEGIIRNARDGDIGTIFGIGFPPFIGGPFRYLDSLGASTVVEKLSAYQDKYGDHFEPCAALVEMAQTNRTCY encoded by the coding sequence ATGACTGATGTAACTAAACAAGAAACTCAAACTGAAAATTCAATGTCTACATTTACACTAACGCCACAAGACAATGGTATTGCGCTGTTAAAGATTGATGTGCAAAACGAAACCATGAATGTGCTTAAAGCAGAGTTTGCTGAGCAAATTCAAGAGATTTTAAAACAAGTTAAGAGCGATAGCTCAATTACTGGTTTAGTGATTTACAGCGGTAAAAGTAATTCTTTTGTGGCCGGCGCAGACATTACAATGCTTGATAAATGTGAAACAGCGCAGCAAGCAACTGAAATTGCTGCTGGCGGACAGATGATTTTTAATCAACTTGAGCAGTTATCAATCCCTGTTGTTGCCGCAATCAATGGCCCATGTTTAGGCGGTGGTTTAGAGCTTGCTATGGCGTGTCATATGCGAGTTTGTAGTGATTCAAATAAAACTGTATTAGGGTTACCTGAGGTACAGCTAGGGCTTCTACCTGGCAGTGGCGGTACACAGCGTTTACCGAAGCTGGTTGGTTTGCAAAAGTCGTTGGACATGATGTTAACGGGTAAACAGTTGCGTCCTAAACAAGCATTAAAAGCTGGTCTTGTGTTAGACGTAGTACCTAACTCGGTATTATTAGATGTTGCCATTAAAATGGCACAAACTGGCAAGCGTAAAGCAAATAGAAAAGTAAGTATTGTTGAAAAAGCATTAGAGTCTAACCCATTCGGCAGAAAGATAGTGTTTGATCAGGCTTCAAAAACAGTACTTGCCAAAACGAAAGGTAACTATCCTGCGCCGTTAAAAATTATTGACTGTATTCGTACTGGATATGAAAAAGGCACTACTAAAGGATTAGCTATAGAAGCGTACAACTTTGGTGAGCTGACCCAAACAGCAGAGTCAAAACAGCTCCGCAATTTATTCTTTGCTACTACCGAAATGAAAAAGGAGCAGGGCGTTGCAGGAGTAGCACCAGCTAAAGTAAATAAAGTTGGCGTTCTTGGTGGTGGTTTAATGGGTGGAGGCATCGCGTATGTTTCAGCCAATAATGCCAAAACACCTGTGCGTATAAAAGATATTAACCATACTGGTATTTCACATGCGTTAAAGTACAGCTTTGATATTTTAAATAAAAAAGTAAAACGCAGATTCATGTCGCAAAGTGCCATGCAAAAACAGCTGAACATGGTAACTGGAACTGTAGATTATGCTGGCTTTAAAGATGCAGACATGATCATTGAAGCGGTATTTGAAGATTTAGGCCTTAAACAATCTATGGTGGCTGACATTGAGGCTAACTGTAAAGATGGGATCATTTTTGCCAGTAACACATCGTCTTTACCAATTAATCAAATAGCAGCCAAAGCAGCTAAGCCTGAAAACGTTATTGGTCTGCATTATTTCTCGCCAGTAGATAAAATGCCGCTTGCTGAAATTATCGCTCATGAGAAAACATCAGATGAAACAATTTCTACTACAGTTGCATTTGCTAAGCGACAAGGTAAAACGCCAATTGTTGTTAAAGATAAAGCAGGTTTTTATGTAAACCGAATTTTAGCCCCTTATGTAAATGAAGCAGCCAATATTTTATTAGCTGGTGAGCCAATTGAGAAGATTGATCGTGCTCTGGTTAAGTTTGGCTTCCCTGTTGGTCCAATAAAGTTATTGGATGAGGTTGGTATTGATATTGGTGCTAAAATTAGTCCTATATTGGTGGACGAGCTAGGGGAACGATTTAAAGCGCCGGATGCATTTAACAAACTTATTGACGACAACCGCAAGGGCCGTAAAACCAATAAAGGCTTTTATAATTACTCTGGTAAAAAAGCCAATGGCAAAGAAGTTGATGAAACTGTCTACTCACTATTGAATATTCAACCAGCAAGCAAGTTAAGTGCGCAAGAAATCAATGAACGCTGTGTATTGTTAATGGTGAATGAAGCAGTCCGTTGTTTAGATGAAGGCATTATTCGTAATGCGAGAGATGGCGATATTGGCACTATATTCGGTATCGGCTTCCCTCCATTCATAGGCGGACCGTTTAGGTACCTTGATAGTTTAGGTGCTTCAACTGTTGTTGAAAAGCTAAGCGCTTATCAAGATAAATATGGTGATCACTTTGAGCCGTGTGCTGCATTAGTAGAAATGGCACAAACTAATCGAACTTGTTATTAA
- a CDS encoding insulinase family protein yields the protein MKQSPNDPKQYKPITLANGLRVLLIENNESNRSAAALAVNAGHFDDPKDRQGLAHFLEHMLFLGTEKYPESGEYQQYLSQHNGSNNAWTGTEHTCYYFDINQKHFNDALDRFSQFFTAPLLSQEFIEKERQNIDAEFKLKLKDDMRRIYDVHKETINPEHPFSKFSVGSLDTLSDKADSCLKDEVTRFYNEYYRAERMTLAVEGPQPIAELERLVIEKFSAIKSEQHTKIEVTEPLYKKQHLGITVEIKPEKNDRKLILSFAMPGIDSSYLYKPVSYLSYLLGHEGSGSILAYLKNKQWAMALTSGGGVNGANFKDFNISLRLTEEGEQHQDEIVSLVFAYIQLMKKDGINSTYFNEKKAISEFSFQYQEKLKPLDSVNQLVINMQHYPEHDYIYGDYVMAELKPDLVAEFLDYLRPDNMRIIRVNQHVKTDRTSYWYKVPYKTATIATELITRWKNDLVFKELSLPAPNPYIVDEPTLVPAKNEVSVPALIKDKPGLKVWFKQDSSFFVPKGQIFIGIDSTVAVESKAHIAMTRLFVELFSDSVLEQNYHAELAGIHYHLYPHQGGMTLQLSGINEKQPLLLANLLDSIKDHSLAIERFNLFKKQLVVNWRNAQKSKSISQLFAKLSALMKPYSPSSKDLADALEQVSYQRFTEFCEAYFNKLCIEVFIYGNWLEPQATSMAKLISAKLSEHLDENEAVNGKVVDYQDKGASLLPLHIPDHDYASVIYYPMPNDDVKSVAITMVTSHLLSPHFFHQMRTERQFGYLVGVGYVPMNRFPGVAFYIQSPDTTSDALFSAMDEFINEFDVSISSDEWLHLQQGLIGQLQEKDTSPRIKSQRYWMSICNKDYGFDQKEKLISEIEHLTLADIASFIKNTLANNGLVDKICLASVKHSDELSYLLNNHRVIKDIDEFHQITPHKS from the coding sequence TTGAAGCAAAGCCCAAACGATCCTAAGCAGTATAAGCCGATTACATTAGCAAATGGTTTACGTGTTTTATTGATTGAGAATAACGAATCGAACCGTAGCGCTGCAGCCCTTGCTGTGAATGCCGGTCATTTTGACGATCCTAAGGATAGACAAGGCTTAGCACACTTTTTAGAGCATATGCTGTTTTTGGGTACTGAGAAGTATCCAGAAAGTGGCGAATATCAACAATATTTATCCCAACACAACGGCTCTAATAATGCTTGGACAGGCACTGAGCACACTTGCTATTATTTTGACATTAACCAAAAACACTTTAATGATGCATTAGATCGTTTCAGTCAATTTTTTACCGCCCCACTGTTATCACAAGAGTTTATTGAAAAAGAAAGACAAAACATTGACGCTGAATTTAAGTTAAAGCTTAAAGACGATATGCGTCGTATTTATGATGTCCACAAAGAAACAATTAATCCTGAGCACCCGTTTAGTAAATTCTCTGTAGGCAGTTTAGATACTCTTTCAGACAAAGCAGACAGTTGTTTGAAAGATGAAGTGACTCGGTTTTATAATGAATATTACCGCGCCGAACGGATGACGCTTGCTGTCGAGGGGCCTCAACCAATCGCTGAATTGGAGCGATTGGTGATAGAAAAGTTTTCAGCTATCAAGTCTGAACAACATACTAAAATAGAAGTGACTGAACCGTTGTATAAAAAACAACACCTTGGTATCACTGTTGAAATTAAACCCGAAAAAAATGATCGTAAACTTATTTTAAGTTTTGCCATGCCGGGTATAGACAGCTCATATTTATATAAACCAGTGAGCTATTTAAGTTACCTGTTAGGCCATGAAGGCAGCGGCAGTATTTTAGCCTATTTAAAAAACAAACAATGGGCAATGGCATTAACGTCAGGTGGCGGAGTTAACGGGGCAAACTTTAAAGACTTTAATATAAGTTTACGATTGACCGAAGAAGGCGAACAACATCAAGATGAGATTGTGTCCTTGGTGTTTGCTTATATTCAGTTGATGAAAAAAGACGGGATTAACAGCACTTATTTTAATGAGAAAAAGGCAATTTCTGAATTCTCATTTCAATATCAAGAAAAACTAAAACCGCTAGACTCAGTGAATCAGCTGGTCATTAATATGCAACATTATCCTGAGCATGATTACATTTATGGTGATTATGTTATGGCAGAACTTAAGCCCGATTTAGTCGCTGAATTTTTAGATTATTTACGCCCTGATAACATGCGTATCATCCGCGTGAATCAACACGTGAAAACCGATAGAACAAGTTATTGGTATAAAGTTCCTTATAAAACCGCTACGATTGCAACGGAGTTAATTACTCGTTGGAAAAATGATCTTGTCTTTAAAGAGTTAAGTTTACCAGCACCTAATCCATATATTGTCGATGAACCAACACTCGTTCCGGCCAAAAATGAAGTATCAGTGCCGGCGTTGATCAAAGATAAACCTGGCTTAAAAGTGTGGTTTAAACAAGACAGCTCTTTTTTCGTCCCTAAAGGGCAAATATTTATTGGCATTGACTCAACAGTTGCGGTTGAGAGTAAAGCCCATATCGCCATGACTCGATTATTTGTTGAGTTATTTAGTGACTCGGTACTTGAACAAAATTATCACGCAGAACTCGCGGGCATTCATTATCACTTATATCCACACCAAGGAGGGATGACGTTACAGTTATCAGGCATTAATGAAAAGCAGCCGTTATTGTTAGCAAACCTGCTTGATAGCATCAAAGATCATTCCTTGGCGATAGAGCGGTTTAATTTATTTAAAAAGCAGTTAGTGGTTAATTGGCGAAATGCGCAAAAGAGTAAATCAATTTCTCAATTATTTGCTAAATTAAGCGCTTTAATGAAGCCTTACAGCCCTAGCAGCAAAGACTTAGCTGATGCATTAGAGCAAGTAAGTTATCAACGGTTTACCGAATTTTGTGAAGCATATTTCAACAAGCTATGTATTGAAGTATTCATTTATGGTAACTGGTTAGAGCCACAAGCAACGAGTATGGCGAAATTAATCAGTGCCAAACTGTCTGAGCATTTAGACGAAAATGAAGCCGTGAACGGAAAAGTTGTGGACTATCAAGATAAAGGCGCAAGCTTACTGCCGTTACATATACCAGATCATGACTATGCCAGCGTCATTTATTACCCAATGCCAAATGACGATGTTAAAAGCGTGGCAATAACTATGGTCACCAGCCATTTGTTATCACCACATTTTTTTCATCAAATGCGAACCGAACGGCAGTTTGGTTACTTGGTAGGTGTTGGCTATGTACCAATGAACCGATTCCCAGGAGTCGCCTTTTACATTCAATCTCCAGATACAACCAGTGATGCCCTATTTTCGGCGATGGATGAATTCATTAATGAGTTTGACGTCAGTATATCAAGTGATGAATGGCTGCATTTACAGCAAGGGTTAATTGGACAGCTGCAAGAGAAAGACACTAGCCCAAGAATAAAAAGCCAACGTTATTGGATGAGTATATGCAATAAAGATTATGGTTTTGATCAAAAAGAAAAATTGATTAGTGAAATTGAACACTTAACACTTGCAGACATCGCGAGCTTTATCAAAAACACACTCGCCAACAACGGGCTAGTAGATAAGATTTGTTTAGCATCGGTAAAGCACTCTGATGAACTTTCGTATTTGCTAAATAATCATAGAGTTATTAAAGACATCGATGAATTTCATCAAATAACTCCACATAAATCCTAA
- the sixA gene encoding phosphohistidine phosphatase SixA, translating to MNIFIMRHGDADTKVHIDDQRPLTEQGILEVKVMAKWLANENVEFDAVFVSPYLRAQQSAQTLTTELNASAVLHTLDLITPAGSASEVHDYLDGTIALERYNNILIVSHMPLVSYLLAEMSFEKSAPIFSTAAIAQIDYNTKLMAGHIVNHVCPGDFC from the coding sequence ATGAACATATTTATCATGCGCCACGGCGACGCCGATACTAAAGTCCATATCGACGATCAAAGACCTTTAACTGAGCAAGGTATATTGGAAGTTAAAGTGATGGCTAAGTGGCTAGCAAATGAGAATGTTGAGTTTGACGCGGTATTTGTAAGCCCATACCTAAGAGCACAACAGTCAGCGCAAACATTAACAACAGAACTAAATGCCAGCGCGGTTTTACATACCTTAGACTTGATCACTCCTGCTGGCTCTGCGAGTGAAGTGCATGACTACTTAGATGGCACTATAGCGCTTGAGCGCTATAACAATATACTGATTGTCTCGCACATGCCTTTGGTAAGTTATTTACTTGCAGAAATGTCATTTGAGAAAAGCGCGCCAATTTTTTCTACCGCGGCCATCGCCCAAATTGACTATAATACTAAATTAATGGCAGGACATATTGTAAATCATGTATGTCCAGGGGACTTTTGCTAA